The bacterium DNA window GGTTGGACGAAGGGCGCATCACCGTACAAGATGAAAGCGCTGGATTGGCAGCGGCGTTGCTCGATCCTGCCCCGGGTGACAGTGTTCTGGATCTTTGCGCGGCTCCCGGCGGCAAAACGTTGGCGATCCTGCGTAAACTAGGCGGGACGGGAATGGTTACGGCGGTGGACGTTGACGGCTTGCGATTGACCAGGCTGCGGGAGAATGTCGCCCGCGTGGCGGCGCAAAACGTTGTGATCATGGAAGCCGACGCGACTCAGTTTAGCGACGGACAATTTGATCGAGTGCTGGCCGATGTGCCGTGCAGTGCGACGGGGCTGCTGCGCAAGCAGCCGGACCTGCGCTGGCGACGCAAGAGCCACCATATCGGATTGCAGCACGCGCTGCAGCACGAGATATTGGATCGAGCGGCGGAATTGGTCAAACCCGGCGGCGTGCTGGTCTATTCGACGTGCAGCATATTGCCCTCCGAGAATGTCGAGATCGTGCAGGCGTTCTTGAAGACACATCCGGATTTTCTGCGCGAAGACGCGCGCGGTTTCCTCCCTGAGACCGTTGTGGGTGAACATGGCGACCTTGAGACTTTTACTCATATTCACGAAACGGACGGCGCGTACGCAACTCGCTTGCGGCGCATGTCACACTGACCATGACTGAACCTCGTGCGGCAGGCGATCGTCTGCGCACGTTCGGCGCGATCGCACTACTCTTCGGTTTGATTTTCCTTTTTGCGGGCATGATGATGGAATGGATCATCATGCCCCTTTATACTCGTCACGGTGCGGAAGTGGCGGTGCCTTCCTTGATCGGGTTGACCGTTGCCGAAGCCAGGACTCTGGCCGAGCACAATGAGTTTCGCATCGTTGAAGAACCGGCCAAATTAGGCGGCAAAATGGCAGCGGGTACGGTTCTGGAACAGCGCCCTTTGCCTGGTGCCATGGCGAAGCCGGGGCGCACGATTCACCTTGTTCCTGCGCGTGAAGGCTCGGCATCAGGCATCCCGGATTTGACCGGTTTGGACCAGCGCACCGCCGAGATTGAGTGCCGGAACATGGGACTGCTCGTCTCGTCATCGGATTACGGCTACGACTTTTCGGCGATAGTGCCTAAGGGCGGAATTGTCAAACAGCGACCCGAGCCTGGTGCCCCGGTCGTGAGCGGCCAGCCGGTGCAGTTGACGATATCGCTGGGACCGCGGCCCAGTTCAATCATCGTTCCGACTCTGGTGGATATTTCGCTTCACGAAGCTCGCCAGGCCATACTCGAATCCGGGTTGAAACTGGGGAACATCTCGCGTCACGAAACGAATCTCTATGTTGCCGGCACGGTGATCGCCCAAAGTTTGTTGTCAGGAACGGAAGTTGAGCAGGACACCGAAGTGGACCTGGTGGTCGCGGTGCCGCAACTGTCCGCTGATTCGACCGCCGCAGAGACTCCTCCACCATCGGAAGCCGATTGATGAAACTTTCCGCACAAACGGCAGTGCATCTCGCGCCGTCCTTGCTATCCGCGGATTTCCTGCATTTGTCAGAAGAGTTACGCCGCTGCGAGCAGGCGGGCGCAGGCGTGCTGCACTGCGATGTGATGGACGGCCACTTTGTGCCGAACCTCACGTTTGGCCCGCCGATCATAGCCCAGCTGCGCAAGGCTACCAAACTCGAGCTCGACGTGCATCTGATGATTGAGGCGCCCGAGCGTTCCATCTCGGATTACGCGCGCGCGGGTGCCGATGCCATCACGGTTCATGCCGAAGTCTGTCCGCATCTGCATCGCACGCTAACGCAGATCAAGGAACACGGTTGTCAGGCGGGCGTCTCGCTCAATCCGTCCACGCCGGTTGCTTTGATCGAGCATGTGCTGCCTCTGTGCGACGTCGTGCTGATCATGAGCGTCAATCCCGGCTTTGGCGGCCAGAAGTTCATCCCATTGGCATTGGAAAAGCTCGCTACGCTGCGGGTGTTGCAGCAATCCGGACACGGCGAGTTCATGCTGTCCGTGGACGGCGGCGTCGATCCGGTCACCGCACCGTCTGTCGTCGAGGCCGGCGCGCAGCGCTTGGTCGCGGGCAGCGCGTTGTTTACGGGTGACTTTCTCGGGAACTTCGCCCGCCTCAGCCAGGCCGCCGGATGCTAAAGATCGAGACGCGCGAAGTCGGTCCCTATGCGATGAACACGATAATCGCGTGGTGCGACGAAACTCGCGAAGCGATCTGGTTTGATCCCGGCGCCGAAACGGAGTATCTTCTGCGGTGGATTACCGCGCGCGATTTGAAGGTCATTCGCATCGTGAACACGCACGGGCATGTGGATCATATCGCGGAGAATGGCCTTGCCAAAGCCGCGTTGAATGTGCCGCTGTGTATCCACCCGTTGGACCGTCCCAAGCTGACGAATCCCATTCTCAATCTCTCGTCGTGGACGGGAACGGAGGTTGTGTCGCCCGACGCCGACGAGACCTTGGTTGAGGGCGACACGTTGCGCTGCGGCAATATCGAATTCGCCCTCTATCACGTGCCGGGTCATTCGCCCGGCTCGCTCGTGTTCTATGCCGAGGGGCAGCTAATCGCGGGCGATACGGTGTTCTACGAATCGGTCGGGCGCTCGGATTTTCCCGACGCCAGCGAACGCCAGCTTTACGACGCGATTCGCGCCAAGATTTACACGCTGCCGGACGCGACGATCATCTATCCCGGTCATGGCGAGCCGACCACTGTTGGACACGAAAAGCTCCACAATCCCTTCGTCCGCGCAAGCTGATCAATCGTCACGCCTGATCGAGGAGTGGCTGCGCGCGCGCAAGTACGAGCGCCAGCTTGCGTCCAATACGGTCGCGGCCTATCGTCGCGACCTGCAGCGTTTCGCCGCGAGCTTGCAGGAACGGCACCGCGATCTGCCATCGGCGACGCCAGCGGACCTCCACGCCGCCTTTGCGTCCGCGTCGGGTGGCATTTCGGCCAGAACGGAAAACCGCAGGCGGGCCGCCGTCCGCAATTTCTATCGTTGGCTGCTGCGCGAACGGCGGATCCCCGCCGATCCCTCCGCGGAATTGCAAGGCGCCGAGATTGGCCGCAGTCTGCCGAAAGTGGTCAAGCTGGACTATATTGAAGCTCTGCTCCGCGCCGC harbors:
- a CDS encoding ribulose-phosphate 3-epimerase gives rise to the protein MKLSAQTAVHLAPSLLSADFLHLSEELRRCEQAGAGVLHCDVMDGHFVPNLTFGPPIIAQLRKATKLELDVHLMIEAPERSISDYARAGADAITVHAEVCPHLHRTLTQIKEHGCQAGVSLNPSTPVALIEHVLPLCDVVLIMSVNPGFGGQKFIPLALEKLATLRVLQQSGHGEFMLSVDGGVDPVTAPSVVEAGAQRLVAGSALFTGDFLGNFARLSQAAGC
- a CDS encoding PASTA domain-containing protein → MTEPRAAGDRLRTFGAIALLFGLIFLFAGMMMEWIIMPLYTRHGAEVAVPSLIGLTVAEARTLAEHNEFRIVEEPAKLGGKMAAGTVLEQRPLPGAMAKPGRTIHLVPAREGSASGIPDLTGLDQRTAEIECRNMGLLVSSSDYGYDFSAIVPKGGIVKQRPEPGAPVVSGQPVQLTISLGPRPSSIIVPTLVDISLHEARQAILESGLKLGNISRHETNLYVAGTVIAQSLLSGTEVEQDTEVDLVVAVPQLSADSTAAETPPPSEAD
- a CDS encoding MBL fold metallo-hydrolase; translation: MLKIETREVGPYAMNTIIAWCDETREAIWFDPGAETEYLLRWITARDLKVIRIVNTHGHVDHIAENGLAKAALNVPLCIHPLDRPKLTNPILNLSSWTGTEVVSPDADETLVEGDTLRCGNIEFALYHVPGHSPGSLVFYAEGQLIAGDTVFYESVGRSDFPDASERQLYDAIRAKIYTLPDATIIYPGHGEPTTVGHEKLHNPFVRAS